Within Quercus lobata isolate SW786 chromosome 5, ValleyOak3.0 Primary Assembly, whole genome shotgun sequence, the genomic segment GGTTTCTCTCAATTCTTTTGGTATAATCACATTCTTTACAAAGAAATTAAACGAAAAAATCTGATTAGATGTTATATACGAAAATGCAAATCCAAGataaaaagtgaaatgaaataaattaatgaacatgataatcaaagaaagaaataaagataaaaCCAGAAGTACCTGAATTGCAATAATACTCAATTTGAATACTTTTGAATTTCTCATCTTTGAGAGGAATTCAATCCTTTCATCATCCCAAGGACCATAGGAAGTCCACATTGTGTACTCAGCATCTAACGGACCCGAAGCATTCAATGAAAAAGATATTGCAGTATTACCAGAATATGAGAGTCTACATAATTTAGAAGAATCAATCATTACTTCAACCAGATTTTGGCAATTCGTCAATACCAATGATTTAAGATGATGATGACTTGAAAGCTTTATTCTTTCCAGCTTATATCAAATTGCTAGCTCTAAGTTCTCAAGGAGTGGAAATCCAGAAAGATTATCATCAAACCACTTTTCCTTTGCATTTGGTGTATTTAGAAATgacatttttagattttttaaaggAAGCAAGTTGAGCTCAGATAGCCGACCCTCGATTATACATAGATCACGAAGATTTGATGCTTCCAATTCAAGCCTGTCAAGGTGATTGTTTTGTACCAGAATTTTCATGACTTTAGGGAGACCAAAAATCTTTAAACACTTAATGCCCCGACAACACGAAATTCCCATGTCTTCTATCATAGGACACCCAAAAATCAGATTCTGAATAATTTGATTATCTGCATAAACGCCTAATAAAGACAAGTTTTTCAAAGATGGTAAGTTTATATCACTACGAATTGAATCCAACTTACAACAATGTAGAGTCAACACAGTTAAAGGTTTTGCAACCAAAACACTATGAGGCAAGGGATAACGTATACGAGACCTACCGAAGAAAAGAATCAGCTCTTCAACATTACTCTTAACCGCAAACCTTATCCAGCGGTCAACACGAGACTTGGATTTGTGATTCTGCATGCTAACCTCTAATGTAAAATTCTTTATATGTGGTCTCTGACTTTCTCGGCTTCGTAATCGTAAACATTTATTCAAGAACTTGTAAAAGTTGCGTCTCTTTATCTTGACTTCCGGATCATTCTTCTTTTCTGAACTCCACAACACGGAGGTTTTATCGAATTTTAGAATGGGGAATGTAGTCCACACATGCTTCCATCGTGTAGACAAAAGAGTAGATTGAAATACTTGTTTGGTAGGAAGGAAGGACAGAATGTGTAGCAAAACATCTTCTGGCAACTCAGATATACGATCAACTactacatcatcatcatcatcatcatcaactgTGAACTTTTTTCTCTTAGAATCCATtccttggaaaaaaatttctgtgAGACTCAGGAGGTTCAGGTTTGTAGAGAGAGTCAAGTCTGAGAGACTGTATTCTAAAGGTTTAGAAAGATATCACAGGCTTTTAAAACCAAACTTAGCCTAATGACAGTGTAGGTGGGAAAAGTATCCTAAGCTGATTCAGAAATACTAAGCAGATTCGGAAAAGAGTTACGTACAAAGACAAATTAACATCGGCCTACCTGGCAGGTTGACATTAATCTTGTAatgccttcttcttttttatttttttttatttttttaatttataaattttcagGTGTTAATAGACTGGGTGGATATCCAACTCCAAAACCCAATAACTTCCGGATCCTATTGGATTTTTTACCCATGGATAACAAAACTTGGATCTGCCCCAACccaaattgttttattttattttatattaaaaaaaaaatggatgcaGTAAACAATGTGTGcaccttattttatttttgttttttaatgtttgagCATATGtagatttgattatattttcaCTCTGATTGTGTAAATTCATAGAGTTTTACAttcacaaaaaatttgaaaattttgatccAAAGCACAAGTTCCATGCTCAAACAAAGcatataaaatttatgaataaCAAATTTGAACTGGGCTCTTCACACATGTAAGTTcaaatttccttctttttttttttcttctttttttttttaagaataagtcTACAGGATCACAACaaaactgataaaaaaaaatttacaatcataaataaattgaaattaattatacGGTATATAAAAATAGAAGCATTTGCAAActacaattaattaattcacCCATTGTGCTGTAATGCCACGCTTAATCCTctagtttatttatttcttctctctcttttccttttcttttgcaaCTAGGAGCGGTGGCACTTGTTCTTAGGGGGTTAAAATGAACCtctgaattcaaaaataaatataatacatatatacacacacacccatatatatatataattagtttattttatccttaaaattatttttgcacaCCCTGATCACTTCTTGCCCAAAACCAAACAATAATTAGATATCTAGTATATTATTTTTGCTagttattcaaaataaatagtaaagtTAGTGATGTTATAAAGTATTTGATTGATTAAGTAGACACTTAATGTAATATTTATGTATGGATGAATGTAGTTGTGTGagttaataaataatatagtgTGGGTTTGcattttgtcattttgtttaaaaaaaattattaaaataatgacatatagATAATAAtgcataataataaaaatgctataaaaaattaacaaaataaaatagtcacAGCTAGCCACattgataataaataatgacaacTGAAAATAAACTATATCATGTAatggtttcaaaatatgaacactcgtaaaagaaattgtaaaatttcatgtatttgcgtttttttatcaataactcGTTACattcaagttctctttttattaatttcatttaatataagtttattaatgacccttctataaaaaaaaaatcactggAGCCGCAACTACTTTCTTTCTAAGTATTTTGGTATTAAAATTGATAGTGgatttagtattttctttcatatatttaaatgagataattaaattcaaaacgATTATTTTGGTATatcaaatattatttcaaaacctatattatttttatctttcatttAAAATCGTATTAATTAAGAAGTTAGTAAATCCGCATTTAGGTTAACTATGCTCCGacattttattctctctcaaaGGAAAATTCCAACATTTTATCATAGAGTTTGTAGTATGACTGGAAAATTGTAccttaaaaaagtaaaatctaTGAGCATGATGCCAGTGCAAGGCTACCAGTGGATAAACCAAAGTAGGTAATTATCAAATGGGAAAGATGAAGTTATAtgagattttctatttttctattttggggCAATGACTCTTTCAATATCTAAGTTATAAAGTGATTAGCCTAGAGTCTTGGGCTATCACTACCATTGTTCTAGTTGTAAGTATGCTTTAAATTCCAATATACTAGTGGAAGCAATAGTATATCTATCTTCCTCAATAAAATTTTCAGGAGAGAAATCACTTCCATTTATCTAGTTGATCTGTATCgtgtttatatatttgttattttatgtCAAAACTATTGTGAATATAAATTCAGAAGCCTCGATGGCTTGACCTTGATTCTGGCAAGGCATAACAAtatctcaaatatttttttttcaatatttttcgTTTCGCTCATGGTATCATATCTAATAATTGCCcttcttttttaacaatatttttattttttttatttgcctccaccaccaccaccaattcATCTTCCCCAAACACATCTCCCACCAACCGTAGCACCACTCACCACttaatatatcaaatttaaaCACACAAGTAAAGAACATCCGGTCTTATATCAAATCCAAATTGGTAACAGTTTTGGTTTATCTGTGAAACATATTGGGTCAACCCATCTCTTTACCTTTACATCCTCCTTTCTCTTACACAATGTTTAACACGTTTGTCGCATTATCgataatttaattttagttCATCATATACATAATTACACAAGGATACTAATACATCTATGAAACATATGGACTGTACATCTTCCCTCTTATTTCTCAAGTGGTTTCAAAATTTGGTCATGTTCTATAATAAACAATTTCCTTTCTCCTTGTCAtctactaaaataatatttc encodes:
- the LOC115990066 gene encoding F-box/LRR-repeat protein At3g03360-like translates to MDSKRKKFTVDDDDDDDVVVDRISELPEDVLLHILSFLPTKQVFQSTLLSTRWKHVWTTFPILKFDKTSVLWSSEKKNDPEVKIKRRNFYKFLNKCLRLRSRESQRPHIKNFTLEVSMQNHKSKSRVDRWIRFAVKSNVEELILFFGRSRIRYPLPHSVLVAKPLTVLTLHCCKLDSIRSDINLPSLKNLSLLGVYADNQIIQNLIFGCPMIEDMGISCCRGIKCLKIFGLPKVMKILVQNNHLDRLELEASNLRDLCIIEGRLSELNLLPLKNLKMSFLNTPNAKEKWFDDNLSGFPLLENLELAI